One stretch of Streptomyces hygroscopicus DNA includes these proteins:
- a CDS encoding copper amine oxidase, producing the protein MSSLFRRARVLVAAVGLLALWVPGPASAATARASAAPSCPAADRIDTTLKNGARWQMCWDIDRNTGAVLSDVIYTPNRGAPTRVLESASLAEVHVPYDSGQPRFYDVSAIGFGDLEQGTLTPLSAKDCPDGRLHEFRDTPVLCAEEQSRPFAYKSAVEKGVLHGTDLVVFSVSEIGWYDYITEWRFSDDGSITPRSGATGSLSPFQFSDASSGWPTGVGSTRFSENHSHNIFWRLDFDVDGQSANTVEQYDYLGSGTAERTTKRTVLSHETAADLAPTRFWRVVNPTAENSDGHAKSWEIDNHHSDQYRGPHETEEFTHHDMYFTQYRECERLAYGNTAPDCATSVDKYTGGEKLTDPVAWVSVDFHHVPRDEDQDPMPTHWQGFTIVPRDVTATSQLP; encoded by the coding sequence GTGTCCAGTCTGTTTCGGCGTGCCCGTGTGCTGGTCGCCGCGGTGGGATTGCTGGCCCTGTGGGTGCCGGGCCCGGCGTCCGCCGCGACCGCGAGGGCCTCGGCGGCGCCGTCCTGCCCCGCCGCGGATCGCATCGACACGACCCTGAAGAACGGTGCCCGGTGGCAGATGTGCTGGGACATCGACCGCAACACCGGTGCGGTGCTCAGCGATGTGATCTACACCCCGAACCGCGGCGCCCCCACCCGTGTCCTCGAGAGCGCCTCGCTCGCCGAGGTGCATGTGCCCTACGACAGCGGTCAGCCGCGCTTCTACGACGTCTCCGCGATCGGCTTCGGCGATCTGGAGCAGGGCACACTCACCCCGCTCAGCGCCAAGGACTGCCCCGACGGGCGGCTGCACGAGTTCCGGGACACCCCCGTGCTGTGCGCCGAGGAGCAGTCCCGGCCGTTCGCCTACAAGAGCGCGGTGGAGAAGGGCGTTCTGCACGGCACCGACCTGGTCGTCTTCTCGGTTTCCGAGATCGGCTGGTACGACTACATCACCGAATGGCGCTTCTCGGACGACGGTTCCATCACTCCCCGGTCGGGCGCCACCGGGAGCCTCTCGCCGTTCCAGTTCTCCGACGCGAGCAGCGGCTGGCCGACCGGGGTGGGCTCCACCCGGTTCAGCGAGAACCACTCGCACAACATCTTCTGGCGGCTGGACTTCGACGTCGACGGACAGTCGGCGAACACCGTGGAGCAGTACGACTACCTGGGCAGCGGCACGGCCGAGCGCACCACCAAACGCACCGTGCTCTCCCATGAGACCGCGGCGGACCTCGCGCCCACCCGATTCTGGCGGGTGGTGAACCCCACGGCCGAGAACTCCGACGGCCACGCCAAGTCCTGGGAGATCGACAACCACCACAGCGATCAGTACCGGGGTCCGCACGAGACCGAGGAATTCACCCACCACGACATGTACTTCACGCAGTACCGGGAGTGCGAGCGGCTGGCCTACGGCAACACCGCCCCGGACTGCGCCACCTCGGTCGACAAGTACACCGGCGGCGAGAAGCTCACCGACCCGGTCGCCTGGGTCAGCGTCGATTTCCACCATGTGCCCAGGGACGAGGACCAGGACCCGATGCCCACCCACTGGCAGGGCTTCACGATCGTGCCCCGGGATGTCACGGCCACGAGCCAGCTGCCATGA
- a CDS encoding penicillin-binding protein translates to MLRPTPAPSVERSKIRRVLEDRLTALARAHQVPGAQLAVHSGGMTLAVETGVLDAETGEPFTAEAAVPIGSVTKAYTATVVALLVADGDVELDDPLGDHVPELRRAGPPCTVRQVLSHTAGLPSGPDSDQVASVTAARYLLDHCTDRTLVMPPGTDFSYSNAGYVAAGRLIETVTGMSWQEAMRSVLLDPLGTVPSFIGTAATPHRPTARGHSANTATGRTRPVRQNLAPAEAAAGALRASALDLVALGRAHLGDGPRGVPPRELAEEMRRPVPGADPGVLADGWGLGWALFRHGETLWFGHDGNAQGTSCSLRADPATGVVVGFTANAGGGTELWNELTDVLAEITGVRVPASPTPRHLATPMAVTSQCTGIYLNGDIEYQVTMGDGGGLALSVDGDLPAPLVCHEDLTCDLVDPSSGRRIPGGRFVRDPRTGAVDRIQLSGRMARKSALV, encoded by the coding sequence GTGTTACGTCCGACCCCGGCACCGTCCGTCGAGCGGTCGAAGATACGCCGCGTCCTCGAGGACCGCCTGACCGCCCTGGCCCGCGCCCATCAGGTGCCCGGCGCCCAACTCGCCGTACACAGCGGCGGGATGACGCTCGCCGTGGAGACCGGCGTCCTGGACGCGGAGACCGGCGAGCCGTTCACCGCCGAGGCGGCCGTGCCCATCGGCTCCGTCACCAAGGCGTACACCGCGACCGTGGTGGCGCTTCTGGTGGCGGACGGCGATGTGGAGCTGGACGATCCGCTCGGCGACCATGTGCCGGAGCTGCGCCGGGCCGGTCCGCCGTGCACGGTGCGCCAGGTGCTCAGCCATACCGCGGGGCTGCCGTCCGGGCCCGACTCGGACCAGGTGGCCTCGGTGACCGCCGCACGCTATCTGCTGGACCACTGCACCGACCGCACCCTGGTGATGCCTCCGGGCACGGACTTCTCCTACTCCAACGCGGGTTATGTCGCGGCGGGCCGGCTGATCGAGACGGTCACCGGGATGAGCTGGCAGGAGGCCATGCGGTCCGTACTGCTCGATCCGCTGGGCACCGTGCCGTCCTTCATCGGCACCGCCGCCACCCCGCACCGGCCCACCGCGCGCGGCCACTCGGCCAACACGGCCACGGGCAGGACGAGACCGGTGCGGCAGAACCTCGCCCCCGCCGAAGCCGCGGCCGGTGCGCTGCGGGCCAGTGCCCTGGATCTGGTGGCGCTGGGCCGGGCCCATCTCGGCGACGGCCCGCGGGGGGTGCCGCCCCGTGAGCTCGCGGAGGAGATGCGCCGCCCCGTGCCCGGCGCCGACCCCGGTGTGCTGGCCGACGGCTGGGGCCTGGGATGGGCGCTCTTCCGGCACGGCGAGACACTGTGGTTCGGACACGACGGCAACGCCCAGGGCACCTCCTGCTCGCTGCGGGCCGATCCCGCCACGGGGGTGGTGGTCGGCTTCACCGCCAACGCGGGCGGCGGCACCGAGCTGTGGAACGAACTGACCGATGTCCTCGCCGAGATCACCGGCGTCCGGGTGCCCGCCAGCCCCACCCCGCGGCACCTGGCCACCCCCATGGCCGTGACCTCGCAGTGCACCGGGATCTATCTCAACGGCGACATCGAGTACCAGGTGACCATGGGCGACGGCGGTGGCCTCGCCCTGTCCGTGGACGGCGACCTCCCCGCGCCGCTGGTCTGTCATGAGGACCTCACCTGCGATCTGGTGGACCCGTCCTCCGGACGCCGGATCCCCGGCGGACGCTTCGTCCGCGATCCGCGGACCGGCGCCGTCGACCGGATCCAGCTCTCGGGCCGGATGGCCCGTAAGAGCGCCCTGGTCTGA